In the genome of Melospiza melodia melodia isolate bMelMel2 chromosome 11, bMelMel2.pri, whole genome shotgun sequence, the window AATAAAAGAGCTGTGGGATATGTTCCCGGCGCAGCCTGTGCATGAGGAATGGCTCCCATTTTCTGGCTAACTACAAACAGGTAGtctccagagcccagctgggttGAAGGTCTATGGACTCGTGCACACATCAGGAGATTAATCTTCCTGGGCATACAAAttgggagcagcagccctggagacTGGTGAGAGCCCTTGTGTGCTCTTTCTACAATTACTGCGTGTAATCAGATGCTGGCCTGGGCTATTCATAGTCATGTCATTGACAGTGCTGTCCTTTGACCTTAATAATCTACTGAATTACCCACTGAAGCCAGGCCAAAAAAGTGTGAGTTCCATGATTTATGCTGGGTTCATTACACAGGGGGTGTTCTCCCAATAAGCAGGAAAAGCAAGACTCTTCCTGGGCTTGTTGCCTTTGAGTGCAGTGAGGTTGCAGCAGGGACTTTGGCCCAAGGCTTTCACTTCAACACTCAGTTCCAGAGGACAGGGAAAAGGTGTTTACATTTGCTTTTAATATGTTTGCTTAACAGATAGCTTTGGCCAGGGCAGCTCCTATCCCACAGTCAGTGCATGTGTAGGCTCAGAATTTCTGTTTTACAGAACAGCAGCGGGCTCTTAAGAGCTGTTTTATAGCTAGAATGGAAGCTTTAGGGGTGAAATACAGCTTTCATTATAAAGCCTCTTTTACAGCTCTTCATTATTTTCTCATAGTCACAGCCTTTGTGCCACATTTTTGCATGTCTTATCTCTGTCCAAAGATGACGTTTATGAAGAAAGAAGGAACAGTTAAGCAAAACCTAGTCAATCATCCTTCTTGTCTCTATGCCTAAAAGAGAAATTCTGTATATGCTCCAGACCAAACTTCTTGAGTTGTCATAAGTTACCTTCTACTCTGCTCTACTTTGTTCAAACACAGTTTATTTTGAGGACTGCACTTTGATCCCAGGGATTCTGTGTATCTGCAGAAATGCCCATGGGCACCTCAGGAGTTCTGTGCTGCAGAAGTTACTGCTTGCATGCAGTATTTGGTGTATGCTTCCTTTTTAATTGGCCTTTCCAGGGCACAAAATGAGGCTTATCTAGCCACATAGCTCCCTGTGAGGTGTGAACATTTGAAGTTGCAAGGACTTTACAGAGAGTAGTGGATCTTCTGATAGAGCCAAGGCTTGTGAAAGACTCTGTCTCTTCTTACACCAAGAAAAAACTTCCTGTACAGCAGTAAATGCAGTGAGaagtcccagcagcagcagcccaggagtgtgagagcccagctcagctcagacAGAGGTACCCAAATCTGTGCTGATTCTTATCAATCTCCCAACAGCCCTGCAAAGATAAGGAGAGAAGTCACCAGGCTGGCTGGACACATAGTGGGTAACAGTGTCTTggttggaaagacaggtgtctgctaaggaaggcaggagcctcccttgaaatggaaaattcaatgtacctccctctaaattattataattgtgaaattaaggggggctctcaggcagatatatgggagcaggaataacagatctttaataggaaaattaaaaatacaaatgtaataggtacaaaaaaagagaacaaaccactgccagagtgagagcagtccctgccccctgtgtgtcagggggtgtcccagccccatcccatgggggctcagccctcctgcagtgccagctgtggctctgctgcagcagggatcctgcacaaggggggagttttcctctgcagctccagggctgctgcagatgggcctgggctccctctggccatgcagggcagcagaaagctgctcctctggcaatgcagggggcaaaggctgctggggtgtcccaaagctcagattgtatccaggtaggaatgcttggctcctcccctgggcggagcaccTCCCCATGGGATGAGggaattggatcagccatgcagggataCTCACTGgcccatgaacagaagataattaataattaatggcccatggacagaagagatctcctggagggaggattggttgtggcagagataaagaaaactgcccaaagaACAGAAGAGAAccgccccacctctgacagatggaaaTAGAACACACACCCCAGCTAAATCTTTGAACCTAGGACACACAGTTGCTGTGATTTCTTTTCAGGCGGTGTTTTTCAGATTTGCAATGATTTTCTTGTATCCCCCAGGGGGTGGGGAAAGCTGGCACCAGCCGTGCCCTGGACTGTGGCTCTGGGATAGGTCGGATCAGCAAGCACGTCCTGCTGCCGGTTTTCAAGAGTGTGGAGCTGGTGGACATGATGGAGAATTTCCTGGCTGAGGTCCCAAACTACCTTCAGGGCAAGGAGGACAGAGTAGAAATGTATTACTGCAAAAGCCTCCAGGAATTCACACCTGCCCCACGAAGATACGACGTCATCTGGATTCAGTGGGTTTCAGGTTAGTTCTGCGTGATCCTCTGGCCTGACACCTCACAGAACAGGCAGCCTCTGCTCCAAGGAGGTTCTCAGATCTTTGGGGCTACTTCCTAAAGCACCACAAGAGACTTCTGAGAGTTCCCCACGTGCACATTGGGTGCAAATCAAGTTGGTTTTCTCAGGCCATGTATTGGAGAAACATGCCAGATCTTGGAGAGCAGCCTGCATGCAATGGGGCAGCTGAGGGTGAGGTGGGATTTTCTGGTTCAGAAATGCTCTTTCTTAGGTGCAGAGAGATACAGAGGGCTGACCACACTTGTGAACAGTGGTTTCTGAAGCTGCTGACTATCCAGGCTTGGAGATATTTCAGGAAACAATCAGGAAAAAAGCCATAGTGGAATCACCAATACCTGTAAATCAGTTCAGGTCTTATTATGTGCACTGATGTTTATCAGACATAGGTTCCCTTTGCTATGTCCCATGGTAGCCTCTCCTATAAGAAACATCTGCTTCTTCTCCTGCAGCCACCCAGTGAATGCCCTGCAGCATTTAGAGTAATCACATAATGAGGGCTATGtacctttcaaaaaaaaaatattctgtgcAGTGAAAATAAGGTTTTCTCTTAATCTGTGAACTGTCGTGTCCAGGGTGCAGTTTCAGAAGGCAGAAGGAATTATTCAAGAGGAGGTCTGAACAAATTCCTTTACAGCAGCATAATTTTCCTTTGTATTTTAGCTTTTCTTTAATAATGAGTCATTGCAGTAAATGTAGTTCCTGCCTCACCTTTTGAGCAAATCCAAGTCAAAATGAGGAGAAATGAGCTTAGACCTATCTAAGGCTGTGCTGGTCAGATATGTGGCTCCTAACTGAGGGAGCATATCATATTCCTagcacagacacagagctgaatcTTCTTTCTCCATTAATGTCAAGGAAGTATGGAGACATCTTAATCATTAATCAAACTTCTACTCCTATCTTGAATTTGGCTCAAATATGCCAGAAAATTCATTTGATGGAGCAAGGGCAGGCCTGTCTGCTAGAGAGAAACACCTCTAAGATCTCATTTTCTTAGCAAACTACCACAAAAGCCAAGCAAAGAGAAAAATACGTTCCAAATTAGGTGTTCAAAAGCTTCAATGAATCTCGCCAATGAAATCTTGATTTGTCTTATGCATGCATAAGCATGTGAACCTGAGCTCTAGCAGTCATTTTGTAAAACAAGTAAAAGTGCAAGCTTACATTCCATATAGAAATTACCATTTTCCTTCAACTTGAAAGGTATTCAGCTTTAGGGTTTGGagctttttacttttttatttttttggttttgttaggAGTGGTTAAAGAAACTTGACATGCTATGTCAAAATGTGGTTTTGAAATGACAGCTTCCATTTATAAAAGTTTAAGTCTTCCATCAAGAAAATGAAATAGTTTTACTAGAAAATCCAGGTGATTATTTTTACCAAGTTTTTCATTCAGTTTCTCATCACCTGTCCTTGTTTATTCATGTTAGATGTTTCACATGTGAGAGTTCTCATTTTGCTTTTCTCTGAGCTCTGCACCACTGTAATCCACAGAACTGCTGATCTTTGAGAAGGAAGGATAAGAAACAGAATCTCAATAACACTGGGAAAAAAGctctattttataatatatacataTCTGCAAAAAATCCCATGGGGTTTGGAGTAACATGGGGAGTTTATTTGGTGTTGTGGAATTGACACTGCATTCTTTGCTGGATTTTTGATCCAGAACTCTTTTTGATGGAGGGATACAGTGCTACACAAAGTTACAGAGATTTTTAGCAGTAAAAAACAGAGAGGACTGGGATTATCTAGTCTGACCCACTTTATATCCCAAGCTGCTCTATTCATTCCTTTACTCCCTTGCTAAGCCAGTAGTTTGTGTTCAATTAAAATGTATCTTGAAAGATTCAACCACACTTGGTTTGAGGACTTCAAGAGGTGGTAAACCCCACTTCTGGTGGTAGTTTCCAATGGGTAATTGCTTACACTGTTAAACAGTTGTCACTTATTCCCTATATCAATTTGTTTGGCTCCAGCCTCCTGCCACTGATTCTTATTATAACTTAAACCACCAGATTAAAGAAGCCTTCAGCACCCACTATTTTCTCCACTCTCCTCAGTGGCTTCTGTCCACATCTGTTGCTGCCACCATTATGGATCCCAAATATTGATTGGAGTTTGTATTTGTTGATCTCATTGATTTGCCCAAGATTTCCTAGTTAAATCTGGCAGGACTAGAATAATAATTTTCTGCAATAAACAGGCCATGGAGACTCGGATCAAGGCACCTTCTGACATATCTGAATGGTTAATAGCGATCTGTTTTtgatctgtcttggtttgaatagacaggtgtctgctaatgaaggcaggagccactcttgaaatggaaaatgcaatcctcttccctctgaattattgtaattttgaaattaaggggggctctcaggcaaagatatgggagtaggaacaACAGTTcttaataggaaaattaaaaatacaaatggaaCAGtacaaaacaagaaaacaaaccactcccagagtgagagcagtccctgcccctgtgtgtcagggggtgtcccagccccatcccatgggggctcagccctcctgcagccccagctgtggctctgctgcagcagggatcctgcacaaggggggagttttcctctgcagctccagggctgctgcagatgggcctgggctccctctggccatgcagggcagcagaaagctgctcctctggcagtgcagggggcaaaggctgctggggtgtcccaaagctcagattgtatccaggtaggaatgcttggctcctcccctgggcagagcacctccccatgggatgatggaattggatcagccatgcagggataCTCACTGgcccatgaacagaagataattaataattaatggcccatggacagaagagatctcctggagggagaatTGGTTGTggcagagataaagaaaactgccccatgaacagcagagaaccgccccacctctgacagatggaaaCAGAACACACACCCCAGCTAAATCTTTGAACCTAAGACACACAGTTGCTGTGATTTCTTTTCAGGCGGTGTTTTTCAGATTTGCAATGATTTTCTTGTATCCCCCAGGGGGTGGGGAAAGCTGGCACCAGACGTGCCCTGGACTGTGGCTCTGGGATAGGTCGGATCAGCAAGCACGTCCTGCTGCCGGTTTTCAAGAGTGTGGAGCTGGTGGACAGGAACAGAACGCACCCCCCCATTTCCAACCTAAAACACCATCTTTTCACCCACAGGATATCTGACAGACAAAGACCTCCTGGAGTTCCTCATCCGCTGCCAGGGTGGCTTGAAGGACAACGGGGTGATCATTCTGAAGGACAATGTGGCCAGGGAGGGCTGCACCCTGGACTGCCTGGACAGCAGCGTCATCCGAGACCTCAACATCCTGCACAGCCTCATCGAGATGAGCGGACTCACCATCCTCAgggaggagaggcaggagggCTTCCCTGAGCAGTGTGTCCCTGTCTGGATGCTGGCCATGCAGAAGGGCCACTCCTGACTACCCTGGGACACTCCAGGGACTGGGATATGGATGAACTGGGAAGGAGAAAAGCACCTCCTGGGATGCTCCTACCCATGCACTGCTCCAGGGCAGCAGCTTCTAAAGGGTCAGGAGAGAGCCACAAAGCTTCTCCCAGGAACAGTCTGCTCCTAAATCCTACCTGCTCCATCATTCTGCTCCTAAATCCTACCTGCTCCACCATTCTTTCCGTTTTTAAAAGCTTTCCTGACCTCCTTGTCAGACCTCTGTTCCGTTAACGAGGCAACACTGTACAAAACTCATCCAATAGAAAAAATTAGGTCTGAAATTTCTGCTGTAGTTAATAATTTTGGGGTGTTGTCTATGAGGTGTTAACAAGCCTGGTTTTTACTATGGCACTTAAGTCTTCTTGGAATTTAGGAAGGATCTGTCATGTCACTGAAGCAGGAAATTCAAGTAAATTCTGGAAAACTTCACCGAAATTCTGGCTGTACTCTCTACCTgtactttaaaatatttaaaccaaGAATATAAAAAAAGCTTTCTCTTTTTGTTGGTATCAGCCatgcagttttggggtttttttgtgggattttttgtgggtttttctttttgttgttgttgttttgggggtttttggttatTTGGGagtttttgttgggtttgggggggggttggagtttttgtttgttcacttgggttttgggtttttttggtttggtttttttttccatttctgtcaATTTGGACAATAAAACAAACTGGTTAATTTTCCATTTTTAGGAGCTACTTCCTCTTCCTGATGTTCCTGCTGTAGAACAATAGTGGTGCATAAGGGATTTCACACTCCAGAGGAAAACTTGGCTGACAAATATCTGCATGTTTGCATTGAAATTTTGTGAAAAGCTTGCCCCACATATTACATTctggaatatttttaattttttttctgaatgttcACAGTGGAAACCACTTGAAAGCCTCTCTTGATTATTCATACCACTGTACATTTCTTTTTTCCCACATTCAGAACAAGCCTGGCCCCATATGCAGAGCTAATGGGATTTCATGGAACGTTAATAGTAAGGCTGTAAGAAGAACTAATAGAGTATTGTATTAATTAACAACTGTGCTAAACTGCAGAGAGTGTTAGTGTAGCTCCAAAGCAATGATTTACATTCAAATAGCAGCTGTGTAAGCCTGCATTTGAAAATACTGACATGCAGCCCCATCTCCTTAAGGCTCACAGAAATTGTACATTAAGCTTCTTGTCCTCttcacagaggcacagaaagtgcTGTGGGAGGACAGAAGTTCATTTTGCAAACAAATTCAGAATTTGGAATTCTCCTTCGTTCTAAAGATGGGGGAATTTTGAAATTTGTTATGAGGGAAAGCTACACAACCACGGTTTTTCAagcagattaatttttttttttatccagacAACATGAAATGCTTCTTTTGAATTGAACTTTTAACCTAATTTGCAGT includes:
- the NTMT2 gene encoding N-terminal Xaa-Pro-Lys N-methyltransferase 2, with protein sequence MAYKAAHLAFKSRWHKTDEELCRHSMSFVLHKAIQNDFFKCYLYLLEKLPLVKLYALTSQVINGEMQFYARAKHFYREVPATEEGMMGDYIELSNTDVESSREFLRKFVGGVGKAGTSRALDCGSGIGRISKHVLLPVFKSVELVDMMENFLAEVPNYLQGKEDRVEMYYCKSLQEFTPAPRRYDVIWIQWVSGYLTDKDLLEFLIRCQGGLKDNGVIILKDNVAREGCTLDCLDSSVIRDLNILHSLIEMSGLTILREERQEGFPEQCVPVWMLAMQKGHS